Proteins encoded in a region of the Streptococcus sanguinis genome:
- a CDS encoding dihydroorotase translates to MLLIKNGRVMDPKTGFDQISDLLVEGKKIVKIGQDLQAEGAKVIDASGLVVAPGLVDIHVHFREPGQTHKEDIHTGALAAAAGGFTTVVMMANTNPTISTVETLKEVLESASRENIHIKSVATITENFDGQHLTDFQGLLAAGAVGFSDDGIPLTNAGIVRKALVEARKNDTFISLHEEDPNLNGILGFNEHIAKEHFHICGATGVAEYSMIARDVMIAYDAKAHVHIQHLSKAESVKVVEFAQKLGAQVTAEAAPQHFSKTEALLLTKGSNAKMNPPLRLESDRLAVINGLKSGVISVIATDHAPHHADEKNVEDITKAPSGMTGLETSLSLGLTYLVEAGHLSLMELLEKMTLNPAQLYGFDAGFIAQDGPADLTIFDPEENRLVTDHFASKAANSPFVGENLKGQVKFTICDGEIVFEG, encoded by the coding sequence ATGCTATTAATCAAAAACGGACGAGTTATGGATCCTAAGACTGGTTTTGACCAAATTTCCGACCTCTTGGTTGAGGGGAAGAAAATTGTCAAAATTGGACAAGATTTGCAGGCAGAAGGAGCAAAAGTTATTGATGCCAGTGGTTTGGTGGTGGCTCCAGGTTTGGTGGATATACACGTTCATTTTCGGGAGCCAGGCCAGACTCATAAGGAAGACATTCATACAGGGGCTTTGGCAGCAGCAGCAGGGGGCTTTACGACAGTTGTTATGATGGCCAATACCAATCCGACCATTTCTACAGTTGAAACTCTGAAAGAAGTGCTAGAGTCGGCTAGTCGTGAAAATATCCATATCAAGTCGGTTGCAACAATTACAGAGAATTTTGATGGGCAGCATCTGACAGACTTCCAAGGTCTTTTGGCAGCTGGTGCAGTAGGTTTTTCTGATGATGGTATTCCGCTGACCAACGCTGGCATTGTCCGCAAGGCGCTCGTGGAAGCACGTAAAAATGACACCTTTATCAGCTTGCATGAGGAAGATCCTAATCTCAACGGCATACTTGGTTTCAACGAACATATCGCCAAAGAGCATTTTCATATCTGCGGTGCGACAGGTGTGGCAGAATACAGCATGATTGCCCGCGATGTCATGATTGCTTATGATGCAAAGGCTCATGTGCATATCCAGCATTTGTCCAAGGCTGAGAGTGTAAAGGTGGTGGAATTCGCTCAGAAGCTAGGCGCTCAAGTCACTGCTGAAGCAGCACCTCAGCACTTCTCTAAGACAGAAGCTTTGCTATTGACCAAAGGCAGCAATGCTAAGATGAATCCGCCTCTTCGCTTAGAATCGGACCGTCTGGCGGTTATCAATGGGCTCAAATCTGGTGTCATTTCTGTCATTGCGACGGACCATGCTCCCCATCATGCTGACGAGAAAAATGTTGAAGACATCACTAAAGCGCCTTCTGGTATGACTGGTCTTGAGACCTCGCTCTCACTGGGGCTGACCTATCTGGTAGAGGCTGGTCATCTGAGTTTGATGGAACTTTTGGAGAAAATGACTCTTAATCCGGCTCAGTTGTATGGTTTCGATGCTGGCTTCATTGCTCAGGATGGTCCTGCCGATTTGACAATATTTGACCCAGAAGAGAATAGACTTGTGACTGATCACTTTGCCTCCAAGGCTGCCAATTCACCTTTCGTTGGTGAAAATCTTAAAGGCCAAGTGAAGTTTACTATTTGTGATGGGGAAATTGTCTTTGAAGGATAA
- a CDS encoding glycosyltransferase family 39 protein, whose translation MSKIYHLSFSILQKVMLITAVHWFLIAIWHVAELNSIAIIAFAGLAYLAYRYRHLLEKSYHWLMKHKFLVMVAAFIFQLIMLFSAELLIRRDAAVVFTGAFKTLKESSISSYLTRNPNNVSLFLYERFFFNVFGESGLWVMQALNIVYTNVTALILYKGCQKYFSQKTADAVFSLYVLLLGFSPYFFSMYTDIPPLPFISLQIFLVLGLLKGEETSRQLVWRGILLGLMTSLAFFFRPTVMILLIAVFGVLLFKKNWKKFFLTLVVFACSFAISYAPLHYWSKHQTEVPIMEGEGLAKGPLLFINLGLTFNGHNQEDMKEGLLQYIEPDKQAYYNNGMFAKEYVIKEIKRRLSEYNPLTFAHHLFHKQSLTVAEGDLGWLYRSVENEKTPYISPFYQDTKNNPFTQFVRDFFLNTDKSEFVYFSLSKQVVWIVMAAGLVFALWKYRFSDELNFLTLAVFGGLLFLQIFEGGKTRYLIQFLPQILILSAVGLSQYPQALGKFRFWTRKKESLK comes from the coding sequence ATGTCTAAGATTTATCATCTATCCTTTTCGATATTACAGAAAGTTATGCTGATTACGGCTGTTCACTGGTTTCTGATTGCCATCTGGCATGTTGCAGAGCTGAATAGTATAGCTATAATTGCCTTTGCTGGGTTAGCTTATCTGGCCTATCGCTATCGGCATTTGCTAGAAAAGTCCTATCATTGGCTGATGAAGCATAAATTTCTTGTTATGGTAGCTGCCTTTATTTTTCAGCTGATTATGCTCTTTTCAGCAGAGCTTTTGATTAGGCGGGATGCAGCAGTAGTCTTTACAGGAGCTTTCAAAACTCTGAAAGAAAGCTCCATTTCCAGCTATCTGACCCGGAATCCTAACAATGTCTCACTATTTCTCTACGAGCGTTTTTTCTTTAATGTATTTGGGGAATCTGGTCTATGGGTCATGCAGGCCTTGAATATTGTTTATACTAACGTAACGGCCTTGATTCTCTATAAGGGTTGCCAAAAGTATTTTTCACAAAAAACTGCAGATGCTGTATTTAGTCTTTATGTGCTTTTACTGGGCTTTTCTCCTTATTTCTTTTCAATGTATACGGATATTCCGCCCCTGCCTTTCATTAGTCTGCAAATTTTTCTAGTTCTGGGGTTGCTGAAGGGAGAGGAGACTAGCAGACAGCTGGTTTGGCGCGGTATTTTGCTTGGGCTAATGACAAGTCTGGCTTTCTTCTTTAGACCAACAGTAATGATTCTGCTGATAGCTGTCTTCGGAGTTCTCTTGTTCAAAAAGAATTGGAAGAAGTTCTTTCTGACACTGGTCGTTTTTGCTTGCAGTTTTGCGATTAGCTATGCCCCGCTGCATTACTGGTCCAAGCATCAGACGGAAGTGCCGATTATGGAGGGAGAGGGATTGGCAAAAGGCCCCTTGCTCTTTATTAATCTAGGTCTGACCTTCAATGGCCACAATCAGGAAGATATGAAAGAAGGGCTCTTGCAGTATATTGAGCCTGATAAGCAAGCTTATTACAACAACGGTATGTTTGCCAAGGAATATGTTATCAAGGAAATCAAGCGGCGCTTAAGTGAATATAATCCTTTGACTTTCGCTCATCATCTCTTCCATAAGCAGTCTTTGACTGTAGCAGAAGGAGATTTGGGCTGGCTCTACCGCAGTGTCGAAAATGAAAAGACACCTTATATATCGCCTTTTTACCAAGATACGAAGAATAATCCTTTTACTCAGTTTGTCCGTGACTTCTTCCTGAACACTGACAAGTCAGAATTTGTCTATTTCTCGCTGTCCAAGCAGGTGGTTTGGATTGTCATGGCAGCAGGACTTGTCTTTGCTCTTTGGAAATATCGCTTCAGTGATGAACTGAATTTTCTAACCTTAGCTGTTTTTGGTGGCCTGCTCTTTTTGCAGATTTTCGAGGGAGGAAAGACGAGATATCTGATTCAGTTTTTGCCACAGATTTTGATTCTGTCTGCTGTGGGCTTATCTCAGTACCCACAAGCCCTAGGGAAGTTTCGCTTTTGGACTAGAAAGAAGGAATCTTTGAAATGA
- the pyrF gene encoding orotidine-5'-phosphate decarboxylase, which translates to MREERPIIALDFPSFDDVKDFLEHFPEDEKLYVKIGMEFFYAIGPEIVHYLKGLGHSIFLDLKLHDIPNTVRSAMSVLGTFGIDMVTVHAAGGVEMMSEAKKVLGDKAKLVAVTQLTSTSEDDMRDCQNIQTTVQESVVNYARKAKEAGLDGVVCSAQEVELIKAATANDFLCVTPGIRPAGSEIGDQKRVMTPQEAHQIGSDYIVVGRPIIQAENPWDAYHEIKKQWNS; encoded by the coding sequence ATGCGTGAAGAACGGCCTATTATCGCCCTCGACTTTCCATCTTTTGATGATGTCAAAGATTTCTTGGAGCATTTTCCGGAAGATGAAAAACTCTATGTCAAAATCGGCATGGAATTCTTCTATGCCATTGGTCCAGAAATCGTTCATTATCTGAAAGGTCTTGGACACAGCATTTTCTTGGATTTGAAACTGCACGACATTCCCAATACGGTGCGCTCAGCCATGTCTGTCCTAGGTACCTTTGGTATTGACATGGTGACAGTTCATGCAGCGGGTGGTGTGGAGATGATGAGCGAAGCTAAGAAGGTCTTGGGGGATAAGGCTAAGTTGGTTGCGGTAACTCAGCTGACCTCGACCAGTGAGGATGATATGCGGGATTGCCAAAACATCCAGACTACGGTTCAGGAGTCTGTTGTCAATTACGCTCGGAAGGCCAAAGAAGCTGGTTTGGATGGCGTAGTTTGCTCAGCTCAAGAAGTGGAACTGATAAAGGCGGCTACTGCAAATGACTTTCTCTGTGTGACGCCTGGTATTCGGCCAGCTGGATCAGAAATCGGCGACCAAAAACGGGTCATGACACCGCAGGAAGCTCATCAAATCGGCAGTGATTATATTGTAGTCGGCCGTCCAATTATCCAAGCTGAAAATCCTTGGGATGCTTACCACGAGATTAAGAAGCAGTGGAATAGCTAG
- a CDS encoding DUF4336 domain-containing protein has translation MKRPVPIYEPLYSLTPIADNIWIVDGDLIEMDAVLINLPFSTRMTVIKLANGQLWCHSPIQPNQALFDQLDALGPVAHLVSSNKIHYAYIADWKKRYPEAIAWSSPGVEERATKQKISVTFDEKLTDEAPEAWGDQIEQLVFKGSTYIEEVVFFHRDSQTLILTDLIENFETERFPSQLRGKAYKLVRVAAPDGQTPIDYRMTFIGHQKEAKECLEQMLAWQPEKIILAHGSCFLENGTAELRRALRWIR, from the coding sequence ATGAAAAGACCTGTTCCTATCTATGAACCGCTTTATAGCTTGACGCCTATTGCAGACAATATCTGGATTGTCGACGGTGATTTGATTGAGATGGATGCGGTGCTGATAAATCTCCCCTTTTCAACCCGCATGACTGTCATCAAGTTAGCAAATGGACAGCTATGGTGCCATTCACCAATCCAGCCAAATCAAGCCTTGTTTGACCAGTTGGACGCTTTGGGACCAGTCGCACACCTTGTTTCATCTAATAAGATTCACTATGCTTATATAGCTGACTGGAAGAAGCGTTATCCTGAGGCAATTGCTTGGTCTAGCCCAGGAGTTGAGGAGAGAGCGACCAAGCAGAAAATTTCAGTCACTTTTGATGAAAAACTGACGGATGAGGCTCCAGAAGCTTGGGGAGACCAGATAGAACAGTTGGTTTTCAAGGGAAGTACTTATATTGAGGAAGTTGTCTTTTTTCATAGGGACAGTCAAACCTTGATTTTGACAGATTTGATTGAGAATTTTGAAACAGAGCGTTTTCCAAGTCAGCTTCGTGGCAAGGCTTATAAGTTAGTTCGAGTTGCAGCTCCAGATGGTCAGACGCCTATTGACTACCGTATGACCTTTATCGGTCATCAAAAAGAAGCCAAAGAATGTCTAGAGCAGATGCTGGCTTGGCAACCAGAAAAAATCATCCTAGCCCACGGTTCTTGTTTTCTGGAAAATGGCACAGCAGAACTAAGAAGAGCACTTAGGTGGATTAGATAG
- the pyrE gene encoding orotate phosphoribosyltransferase — translation MTLAKEIARDLLKIKAVYLKPEEPFTWASGIKSPIYTDNRVTLAYPETRTLIEDGFVEKIRAEFPDVEVIAGTATAGIPHGAIIADKMNLPFAYIRSKPKDHGAGNQIEGRVVPGQKMVVIEDLISTGGSVLDAIAAAKREGADVVGAAAIFTYELPKAEKNFDEAGVKLVTLSNYTELITLAEAEGYVSPEGLALLEKFKHDQENWQA, via the coding sequence ATGACTTTAGCAAAAGAGATTGCGCGTGATTTATTGAAAATCAAAGCTGTGTATTTGAAGCCGGAAGAGCCTTTTACATGGGCGTCGGGCATCAAGTCACCTATATATACGGACAACCGTGTGACTTTGGCTTATCCAGAGACTCGGACCTTGATTGAAGATGGTTTTGTCGAAAAGATTCGGGCGGAATTTCCAGATGTAGAAGTCATTGCTGGAACTGCGACAGCAGGTATTCCTCACGGAGCTATTATTGCAGATAAAATGAACCTGCCATTTGCCTATATCCGCAGCAAACCAAAAGATCACGGAGCAGGCAATCAAATCGAAGGTCGCGTAGTGCCTGGACAGAAGATGGTTGTCATTGAAGACTTAATCTCGACGGGCGGTTCGGTCTTGGATGCTATCGCTGCCGCTAAACGTGAAGGTGCGGATGTGGTTGGAGCAGCGGCTATCTTTACCTATGAGCTGCCAAAGGCAGAAAAGAACTTCGATGAAGCAGGTGTCAAATTGGTGACCCTTTCTAACTACACTGAGCTAATCACTCTGGCTGAAGCAGAAGGTTATGTCAGTCCTGAGGGCTTGGCCTTGCTTGAGAAATTTAAGCATGACCAAGAAAATTGGCAGGCCTAG
- a CDS encoding uracil-DNA glycosylase yields MQHSAWHALIKEQLPEGYFAKINHFLDEVYASGTIYPPREKVFNAIQTTDLADVKVVILGQDPYHGPRQAQGLSFSVPDDIPAPPSLQNILKELADDIGVKESHDLTSWAQQGVLLLNAGLTVPAGQANAHAGLIWEPFTDAIIKVVNEKSDPVVFILWGSYARKKKALISNSQHLIIESAHPSPLSAYRGFFGSKPFSRTNDFLVAKGLDPIDWLA; encoded by the coding sequence ATGCAGCATTCAGCTTGGCATGCTTTGATTAAGGAGCAGCTGCCGGAAGGTTATTTTGCAAAAATCAATCATTTTTTAGATGAAGTGTATGCTTCAGGGACCATTTACCCACCTCGGGAAAAGGTATTTAATGCGATTCAGACGACAGATTTAGCGGATGTTAAGGTGGTTATTTTAGGGCAGGATCCCTACCACGGACCGAGACAGGCACAGGGCTTGAGTTTCTCTGTACCTGATGACATTCCAGCTCCGCCTTCTTTGCAGAATATTCTCAAAGAATTGGCTGATGATATTGGAGTGAAGGAGTCGCATGATTTGACTTCCTGGGCTCAGCAGGGTGTTCTCTTGCTCAATGCTGGTCTGACAGTGCCGGCTGGCCAGGCCAATGCGCATGCCGGCTTAATCTGGGAGCCTTTTACAGATGCTATTATCAAAGTAGTTAATGAAAAGTCTGATCCAGTTGTCTTTATCCTATGGGGTTCCTATGCCCGCAAGAAAAAAGCCTTGATAAGCAATTCGCAACATTTGATAATCGAGTCAGCTCACCCAAGTCCGCTGTCTGCTTACCGTGGTTTCTTTGGTAGTAAACCTTTTTCTCGTACCAATGATTTCTTAGTGGCTAAGGGCTTGGATCCTATCGATTGGTTAGCTTAG
- a CDS encoding NUDIX hydrolase, protein MVQLATICYIDNGREFLMLHRNKKPNDVHAGKWIGVGGKLERGETPQECAAREILEETGLKAKPVLKGVITFPEFTPDLDWYTYVFKVTEFEGELIECNEGTLEWVPYDQILSKPTWEGDHTFVEWLLEDKPFFSAKFVYDGDKLLDTQVDFYE, encoded by the coding sequence ATGGTTCAGTTAGCAACGATTTGTTATATCGATAATGGCCGGGAGTTTCTCATGCTGCACCGCAACAAAAAGCCCAATGATGTTCATGCTGGGAAGTGGATTGGTGTCGGTGGCAAGCTAGAGCGAGGAGAAACCCCGCAGGAATGCGCTGCACGCGAGATTCTAGAGGAAACAGGACTAAAGGCTAAACCTGTTCTCAAAGGCGTTATTACTTTTCCAGAGTTTACTCCCGACTTGGACTGGTACACCTATGTTTTTAAGGTGACTGAGTTCGAGGGTGAACTGATTGAATGCAACGAAGGGACTTTGGAATGGGTGCCCTATGACCAGATTTTATCTAAACCAACCTGGGAAGGCGATCATACTTTTGTTGAGTGGCTTTTAGAAGACAAGCCTTTCTTTTCTGCAAAGTTTGTTTATGACGGAGATAAGCTATTGGATACGCAGGTGGACTTTTACGAATAA